One Urocitellus parryii isolate mUroPar1 chromosome 14, mUroPar1.hap1, whole genome shotgun sequence DNA segment encodes these proteins:
- the Ccdc110 gene encoding coiled-coil domain-containing protein 110 has translation MSPEKHTEEEDAVDSVLLSASKILNASEGLKEIGGSEAEYGCISESENQIQPQSALKVLQHQLESFQALRIQTLQNVSMVQSEISEILNKSIIEVETPQFGSEKNLAFSTHTEKNSPIEKPEEIFSMEKIHHFEDAMIRPSMDEKFSSNNVNSLSQSINIPSQMQFKDILTLENLRTPTDNSASNIIIMNPSENSDILKNYNNQYSFLPKISQNVISQADTGILDKSKMDMPFLKHGFCENLDDICYSIKQMKEELQKSHDRELALTSELQILKTNPDIQRNGNYDLFPIHKEKIDFTKEESIESNLNEDIKSKRISELEALVSKLLPLRETVSKFHVNFCRKCKKLSKSEIHRGKNNEKNNKDIPINGKHITDLKFHSRVPRHTLSFLDQTKHELKDKEGKPFIVKHGSVIAENEKTSKVNSVTEQCVAKIQYLQNYLKESMQIQKKVSELENENLTLKTKIKPLVFTTQSLIQKIESHEKQLKNLVEEKNTIQSKLIKAEDDSKECLKEFKKIISKYNVLQGQNKMLEEKNSQLALEKQQMLDAFDQLKSKEHKIQNDMALVSSENNRMNIEMEAMKTNILVIHDEKDILEKKTYQLLQDKSSLENELKENQLEILQLKEKERLAKNEQESLLQILETIKNEKLNLETILQDATAARQMMERKIETLQTYQNASEESFLKEIKNAKSEANIYKNSLSEISKECEMLSKMVVEIKTDNQILKEELKKHSQENMNFENSLSRLTEDKMLLENYVRSIENERNTLEFEMRNLQREYLSLSDKISSQHHDLTKMTHISRREKFHFDNYNTYEDTSNPRSRPLAHDLKGIPSKLYQMFPSKICK, from the exons GTACAGTCTGAAATCAGTGAGATACTGAACAAAAGTATTATTGAAGTAGAAACCCCACAATTTGGCTCAGAAAAAAATCTAGCATTCAGTACACACACTGAAAAGAATTCG CCTATAGAGAAGCCAGAAGAAATCTTTTCTATGgaaaaaattcatcattttgaGGATGCCATGATtcgtccttcaatggatgaaaaATTCAGTAGCAATAATGTTAACAGTCTCTCTCAAAGTATAAATATTCCATCCCAGATGCAGTTCAAGGACATATTAACTCTTGAGAACTTGAGAACTCCAACAGATAATTCAGCTTCAAACATAATAATTATGAACCCTTCAGAAAATTCTGACATATTGAAGAATTATAATAATCAGTACAGTTTTCTACctaaaatatctcaaaatgtgATATCTCAAGCAGATACAGGTATTCTGGATAAATCCAAAATGGACATGCCTTTTCTGAAGCATGGGTTTTGTGAAAATTTGGATGATATTTGCTACTCGATTAAGCAAATGAAGGAAGAGCTTCAAAAGTCACATGATAGGGAACTGGCACTTACAAGTGAACTTCAAATCTTAAAAACCAACCCAGATATTCAAAGAAATGGGAACTATGACCTGTTCCCCATTCATAAGGAAAAAATTGACTTCACTAAGGAGGAAAGCATAGAAAGTAACttaaatgaagatataaaatcaaagagaatttCAGAATTAGAGGCATTAGTAAGCAAGTTACTCCCACTCAGGGAAACAGTGTCAAAATTCCATGTGAATTTTTGTaggaaatgtaaaaaattatcGAAGAGTGAAAtacacaggggaaaaaataatgagaaaaacaataaagacatTCCTATCAATGGCAAGCATATTACAGATTTAAAATTCCATTCCCGAGTTCCAAGACATACACTGTCATTCCTTGACCAAACAAAACatgaattaaaagacaaagaagggAAACCATTTATAGTAAAACACGGATCAGTAATAgctgaaaatgagaaaacatctAAAGTCAATTCTGTCACTGAGCAGTGTGTTGCAAAAATTCAGTACTTACAGAATTACCTAAAAGAATCTATGCAGATACAGAAAAAAGTATCAGAACTAGAAAACGAAAATCTAACGCTGAAGACCAAAATAAAGCCTCTAGTCTTTACCACACAATCTCTGATACAGAAAATTGAAAGCCACGAAAAGCAACTAAAGAATTTGGTTGAAGAAAAAAACACTATTCAGTCCAAGTTAATTAAAGCAGAAGATGACAGCAAAGAATGTcttaaagaatttaagaaaataattagcaaataTAATGTTCTCCAAGGCCAAAACAAAAtgcttgaggaaaaaaatagtcaGCTTGCTTTGGAGAAGCAACAAATGTTGGATGCATTCGATCAGCTAAAAAGTAAGGAACACAAAATTCAGAATGATATGGCCCTTGTCAGTAGTGAAAATAACAGAATGAATATAGAAATGGaagcaatgaaaacaaatattctcgtgatacatgatgaaaaagacaTTCTGGAGAAAAAAACATACCAGCTCCTCCAAGACAAAAGTTCACTTGAAAATGAGCTAAAAGAAAACCAGCTGGAGATCCTGCAgctaaaagagaaggaaagactgGCAAAAAATGAGCAAGAGTCGCTTCTTCAAATcttagaaacaattaaaaatgaaaaactgaaccTTGAAACAATATTACAAGATGCTACTGCTGCTAGACaaatgatggaaagaaaaattgagaCTCTTCAAACTTACCAAAATGCTTCAGAAGAGAgttttctgaaagaaattaaaaatgcaaaatcagaagcaaatatttataaaaacagcttGTCAGAAATCAGCAAGGAATGCGAAATGTTATCAAAAATGGTAGTGGAAATTAAGACAGATAATCAAATTCTGAAAGAAGAACTAAAGAAACATAgtcaagaaaatatgaattttgaaaacagCCTCAGTCGACTTACTGAAGACAAAATGCTTTTAGAAAACTATGTAAGAAGTATAGAAAATGAAAGGAACACCTTGGAATTTGAGATGCGGAATCTTCAGCGAGAATATTTGAGTTTAAGTGATAAAATTTCTAGTCAGCATCATGACCTAACAAAAATGACTCACATTTCAAGAAGAGAGAAATTCCATTTTGACAACTATAATACTTATGAAGACACTTCTAATCCTAGGAGTAGGCCTTTAGCTCATGATTTGAAAG gaattcCAAGTAAACTGTATCAAATGTTTCcatccaaaatatgtaaataa
- the Cfap96 gene encoding cilia-and flagella-associated protein 96 isoform X1, producing MPIEGGKTDMERIGLFSEMEYITVGDKYVSPFNRPFNEAASKNRQILPGGTKEMSNLQAGYFDPQFARIFEGEGYVNLNQVRRRHMMEEAKKNLAKAFIPSSGDKKPCGLGSYYGTIGGPVPSFSAQAKPREQYMPPGKNLYTNPGKKGTGYGYANITIGKQFSHSSDLYDAARQNFKKENEEHHRLLKGAPFKLNLYPRDYFDTNPYFTEKPLPPIKKEEKKESLFSPFKPSSPGKKPGGMKAGTFESYPSHSTDPYMLKPGKEVSKKDDKVFHPPSGPKSRPVESIMSLNVKRALNMKNYKTASLQSY from the exons ATGCCTATAGAAGGAGGAAAAACGGATATGGAGAGGATTGGCCTCTTCAGTGAGATGGAATATATTACTGTTGGTGATAAATATGTCTCACCATTTAATC gacccTTTAATGAGGCTGCAAGCAAAAATAGACAGATTCTACCTGGGGGAACCAAAGAAATGTCAAATCTCCAGGCAGGTTATTTTGATCCCCAATTTGCAAGGATTTTTGAAGGCGAAGGCTATGTAAATCTAAATCAAGTGAGAAGACGGCATATGATGGAAGAAGCCAAAAAAAATCTTGCCAAAGCCTTTATCCCGAGTAGTGGAGATAAAAAACC ATGTGGACTGGGAAGCTACTATGGAACAATAGGTGGTCCAGTCCCATCCTTCAGTGCACAGGCCAAACCCAGGGAACAATATATGCCACCAGGAAAGAATTTATACACAAACCCAGGAAAGAAAGGAACCGGATATGG CTATGCAAATATTACCATAGGTAAACAGTTTTCACACTCTTCTGATTTATATGATGCAGCAAGACAAAATTTTAAG aaagaaaatgaagagcacCATCGGTTACTGAAGGGGGCACCTTTCAAGTTAAATCTTTACCCAAGGGACTATTTTGACACTAATCCTTATTTTACTGAAAAACCTTTACctccaattaaaaaagaagagaagaaagaatcaCTTTTCAGTCCTTTTAAGCCCTCTTCTCCTGGTAAAAAG CCTGGTGGAATGAAAGCAGGAACATTTGAATCTTACCCATCACATTCTACTGATCCTTATATGCTTAAACCAGGAAAGGAGGTTTCCAAAAAAGATGATAAGGTTTTTCATCCTCCAAGTGGACCAAAAAGCAGACCAGTTGAAAGTATAATGAGTTTGAATGTCAAAAG ggCACTCAATATGAAGAACTACAAGACTGCTTCATTACAGTCCTATTAG
- the Cfap96 gene encoding cilia-and flagella-associated protein 96 isoform X2 has protein sequence MSHHLIMWTGKLLWNNRWSSPILQCTGQTQGTIYATRKEFIHKPRKERNRIWKENEEHHRLLKGAPFKLNLYPRDYFDTNPYFTEKPLPPIKKEEKKESLFSPFKPSSPGKKPGGMKAGTFESYPSHSTDPYMLKPGKEVSKKDDKVFHPPSGPKSRPVESIMSLNVKRALNMKNYKTASLQSY, from the exons ATGTCTCACCATTTAATC ATGTGGACTGGGAAGCTACTATGGAACAATAGGTGGTCCAGTCCCATCCTTCAGTGCACAGGCCAAACCCAGGGAACAATATATGCCACCAGGAAAGAATTTATACACAAACCCAGGAAAGAAAGGAACCGGATATGG aaagaaaatgaagagcacCATCGGTTACTGAAGGGGGCACCTTTCAAGTTAAATCTTTACCCAAGGGACTATTTTGACACTAATCCTTATTTTACTGAAAAACCTTTACctccaattaaaaaagaagagaagaaagaatcaCTTTTCAGTCCTTTTAAGCCCTCTTCTCCTGGTAAAAAG CCTGGTGGAATGAAAGCAGGAACATTTGAATCTTACCCATCACATTCTACTGATCCTTATATGCTTAAACCAGGAAAGGAGGTTTCCAAAAAAGATGATAAGGTTTTTCATCCTCCAAGTGGACCAAAAAGCAGACCAGTTGAAAGTATAATGAGTTTGAATGTCAAAAG ggCACTCAATATGAAGAACTACAAGACTGCTTCATTACAGTCCTATTAG